The genomic DNA TACCTCAGTGAGCAACCGATGTTCGTGGTGGTTGTTGGGCTGGGCGAGAGGCAACTTGGACTGGTGGTCAACCACTTGATCGGCGAACAGGAGATTGTTATCAAGTCGCTCAGCCGGTATCTCGGTGAGATTAGCGGCGTCTCCGGCGCTACCATACTGGGTGATGGACGGGTAGCATTGATTCTGGAGGTCGCGGACCTTTTTGACAACGTGTCAGCATGTGCCGCATAGACGAGGAAAGGAAGAAGAGGATGACCATGAACGAGCCTGCAGTGAAGCCCGTATCTCGAGGAACCATTGATACAGAACGCCTGAGGGAAGCCGTTCGAGAGAGCATGGAGCGCTTGCCCCCGATGCCAGCGGTCATCGCCAAGGTCATGGAGTTGACCAATGACCCCAACTGCACGGCGCAGGATCTGCAGAAGGTGATTGGTATGGACGAGGTGCTCTCTTCGAAGGTGCTGCGCCTGGTGAACTCCGCCCGCTATGGCTTCCCCCGCCGCATTACCACACTCTCCCATGCGGTTATCTTACTGGGCTTCGAGACCGTTCGCAATCTGGCGATAGGGGTTGCTACGGTGCGTCTGCTGTTACGCCACGGAGCAAACTGCCCGGTGAACCGTCAAAGATTCTGGGAACATTCGCTGGAAACCGGGCTGGCAGCTTCCGCCCTTGCCAAACATCTACGCAAAGACCTTATCCTGCGCGAAGAGATGTTCCTCGCCGGCTTACTGCACGACTTGGGTATACTTTTCCTGAGCCAAATCTTCCCCGAGCAGTACCGGACGGTGATAGAACAGTGCCGTTCGCTGGAAGAGACGTATCCGATA from Armatimonadota bacterium includes the following:
- a CDS encoding histidine kinase, with the translated sequence MNEPAVKPVSRGTIDTERLREAVRESMERLPPMPAVIAKVMELTNDPNCTAQDLQKVIGMDEVLSSKVLRLVNSARYGFPRRITTLSHAVILLGFETVRNLAIGVATVRLLLRHGANCPVNRQRFWEHSLETGLAASALAKHLRKDLILREEMFLAGLLHDLGILFLSQIFPEQYRTVIEQCRSLEETYPIEQEVLGITHGEVGAMMAEHWNLPPVFAEVMQHHHAPAEGLSFYHHVSAVYLGDILSHSIGTDEPMPELPPHIQQTFHLDEEAWQWCRREVEMQMDAARDFLHILQSP